The following coding sequences are from one Candidatus Acidiferrales bacterium window:
- a CDS encoding cytochrome c maturation protein CcmE, whose translation MNARTKFSIGAVIIVGTLVWLGWVGASQSKTYYHTIRELQSLQGSALHQRMRVSGNVEEGSIKRLPGRIDFVLTEEGKTLPVSYVGDAPLPDTFKDGAQALAEGKLMPDGRFVAEQIQAKCASKYQATPGGQPAESSPAKSTTQAQPAGTAGPRS comes from the coding sequence ATGAACGCCCGTACAAAGTTTTCCATCGGTGCCGTCATCATCGTGGGTACGTTGGTGTGGCTCGGATGGGTCGGCGCCTCGCAAAGTAAGACTTATTACCACACGATTAGGGAGCTGCAATCTTTGCAAGGATCGGCTCTGCACCAGCGCATGCGCGTCAGTGGCAATGTCGAGGAAGGTTCCATCAAGCGCCTGCCTGGTCGCATCGATTTCGTGCTCACCGAGGAGGGCAAGACGCTTCCGGTAAGTTATGTCGGCGATGCACCTCTGCCGGACACGTTCAAGGATGGCGCGCAGGCGTTGGCCGAAGGTAAACTGATGCCCGATGGCCGCTTTGTCGCCGAACAAATCCAGGCGAAGTGCGCCTCGAAATATCAGGCAACTCCAGGCGGCCAGCCTGCGGAATCTTCGCCAGCCAAGTCAACCACTCAGGCTCAGCCAGCGGGCACGGCAGGCCCGCGTAGTTAA
- a CDS encoding PDZ domain-containing protein, with protein MKKRLGISLRTFIDFALLISCIAMRANATIRYTVSLAQPGQHIFHVTMSVPAVGHELVVAMPAWNATYDIRDFAYRVTQVRAAGGSDSAPLHAEKLDKQTWRITATSANSASNLGDVTIQYDDYWDDVGPFSSQLNEHHAYMNLAEVLFYVPARRTEETVVQYTDLPANWHVAQELAAAQAPQSFTAASYDALVDAPAEIGAFREFQIDAGSAHLRVVVDGEDWNQGDLSDTLRKIVSYETGMMHDIPFREYMFVFHFGPYAEMGGGGMEHSNCTAIAVSSGDAVADVAAHEFFHLWNVKRIRPQTLQPVDYTKEMWTRALWFAEGVTSTYASFTMVRSGLWDRKQFYSDLAQQFTGLETRPAHKWQSAEESSLDTWLDLYDYYNRPEVSISYYTKGQILGVMLDLAIRDATDNHRSLDDVMRAMNDDYARQGHFYNDSAGVEEEVEKITGRNFKEFFEEYVAGTEEIPYNDFLHAAGLQAQAQQRAVADLGFQISRGSFATGAISSVTQGSSAEKAGLRSGDAILQVDGRPFGRQALQYALQGSPGNEVRLRIERNGIERDISYPLGKRVVLLYSISEIPTANARQKRIRDGMLRGVTN; from the coding sequence GTGAAGAAGCGCTTGGGAATTTCATTGCGTACGTTTATCGACTTCGCTTTGCTCATCTCGTGCATTGCCATGCGGGCGAATGCGACGATTCGCTATACGGTTTCTTTGGCGCAACCAGGCCAGCACATATTTCACGTCACCATGAGCGTTCCAGCCGTTGGCCATGAACTCGTGGTCGCCATGCCCGCGTGGAACGCGACATACGACATCCGCGATTTTGCCTACCGTGTAACGCAAGTGCGGGCGGCCGGTGGAAGTGATTCCGCACCGTTGCATGCGGAAAAACTCGACAAGCAAACCTGGCGGATTACCGCGACGAGTGCGAATTCTGCATCAAATCTTGGCGATGTCACAATTCAGTACGATGATTACTGGGATGATGTCGGGCCATTCTCCTCGCAGCTCAACGAACACCACGCGTATATGAATCTCGCCGAAGTATTGTTCTACGTTCCGGCTCGGCGCACGGAAGAGACCGTCGTCCAATACACGGATCTGCCGGCAAATTGGCATGTCGCGCAGGAACTTGCCGCGGCTCAGGCTCCACAGAGCTTCACGGCGGCAAGTTACGATGCGCTTGTGGATGCGCCGGCGGAAATCGGCGCATTTCGCGAATTCCAAATCGACGCGGGAAGCGCCCATCTGCGAGTCGTAGTCGATGGCGAAGACTGGAATCAGGGTGATTTGAGCGACACTTTGCGGAAAATCGTCTCCTACGAGACCGGAATGATGCACGACATTCCTTTTCGCGAATATATGTTCGTTTTTCACTTTGGGCCGTATGCCGAGATGGGCGGCGGCGGAATGGAACATTCGAATTGCACAGCGATCGCAGTTTCGTCAGGAGACGCGGTCGCTGACGTCGCAGCGCACGAGTTTTTCCATCTGTGGAATGTGAAGCGCATTCGCCCACAGACACTTCAGCCCGTGGATTACACGAAAGAAATGTGGACGCGCGCGTTATGGTTCGCCGAGGGCGTGACGAGCACGTACGCATCCTTTACGATGGTTCGGAGCGGCCTCTGGGATCGCAAGCAGTTTTACTCCGACCTTGCGCAGCAGTTCACGGGGCTGGAAACTCGTCCCGCTCACAAATGGCAGAGCGCCGAGGAGTCGAGTCTGGATACATGGCTGGACCTCTACGACTATTACAATCGTCCGGAGGTGAGCATTTCGTATTACACCAAAGGCCAAATCTTGGGTGTGATGCTTGATTTGGCCATTCGCGACGCAACGGATAATCATAGGTCTCTCGACGACGTGATGCGCGCTATGAATGATGATTACGCGCGCCAGGGCCACTTTTATAACGATAGCGCAGGGGTCGAGGAAGAAGTCGAGAAGATTACAGGCAGGAACTTCAAGGAGTTTTTCGAAGAGTACGTCGCTGGTACGGAGGAAATTCCGTACAACGACTTTCTCCACGCGGCCGGGTTGCAGGCTCAAGCGCAACAGCGCGCCGTAGCCGATTTGGGTTTCCAGATTTCGCGTGGCTCCTTCGCCACCGGAGCGATTTCCTCTGTGACCCAGGGAAGCAGCGCGGAAAAAGCGGGACTCCGCTCTGGTGATGCCATATTACAAGTCGATGGCCGGCCTTTTGGACGTCAGGCCTTGCAATATGCCCTTCAGGGCTCACCGGGGAATGAAGTCAGGTTGCGCATTGAAAGAAATGGAATCGAGAGGGATATTTCCTATCCACTCGGAAAGCGAGTCGTCCTGTTGTATTCGATATCCGAGATTCCCACCGCGAACGCGCGCCAAAAGCGAATTCGCGACGGCATGCTGCGCGGCGTCACAAATTAG
- the lpxD gene encoding UDP-3-O-(3-hydroxymyristoyl)glucosamine N-acyltransferase has protein sequence MKLGEIADRLQCHLDGDPEIEIQGVGAIEDATPGQLTFLANRRYRSAVSTTRASAIIVPKNEQDIPIPALRADDAYLAFAHAIEFFYKAPTYEPGLHPTAVISKSARIGTEAHIGPYCFVDDDVVIGRHAVLHSFVSIYRGACIGDDFFAHSHVAVRENCQIGNRVILQNGCVIGGDGFGFARRANGSWHKIQQSGSTVIGDDVEIQVNSAIDRATVGETVIKRGAKIDNLVQVGHACVVGEDTLLCGQVGLAGSSVIGNGCIMAGQSAAAGHLKIGDRAILTAQSAVSHDVPAGATYSGSPGLENKTWLRCVGVFNRLPDLQHEVRALEKEVARLRAAFKES, from the coding sequence ATGAAGCTCGGAGAAATTGCGGACCGGCTCCAGTGCCACCTTGATGGAGACCCGGAGATAGAGATTCAGGGCGTCGGCGCAATTGAGGACGCTACACCGGGTCAGTTGACATTTCTCGCCAACCGGCGTTATCGCTCGGCGGTCTCGACGACTCGCGCATCCGCCATCATCGTCCCTAAGAACGAGCAAGACATACCGATTCCCGCGCTACGCGCTGACGATGCCTACCTGGCGTTCGCGCATGCCATCGAGTTTTTTTACAAAGCGCCGACATATGAGCCAGGACTTCACCCAACGGCCGTCATTTCCAAATCAGCACGAATCGGCACGGAGGCACATATCGGACCCTATTGCTTCGTTGACGACGACGTGGTGATCGGGAGACATGCTGTTTTACACAGCTTTGTCAGCATTTACCGCGGGGCGTGCATCGGGGACGATTTCTTCGCGCATAGCCACGTGGCGGTGCGCGAGAACTGCCAGATCGGCAATCGTGTCATTTTGCAAAATGGCTGCGTCATTGGTGGAGATGGTTTCGGCTTTGCGCGCCGGGCAAACGGTTCGTGGCACAAAATTCAGCAATCCGGAAGCACTGTCATCGGCGATGACGTGGAAATCCAAGTGAATAGCGCCATTGACCGCGCCACCGTTGGAGAGACGGTCATCAAACGCGGAGCGAAAATTGACAATCTCGTGCAAGTAGGACATGCCTGCGTTGTTGGCGAGGACACCCTTCTCTGCGGACAAGTAGGGCTCGCAGGATCGTCCGTGATTGGCAATGGCTGCATCATGGCTGGGCAATCCGCTGCCGCCGGGCATCTGAAGATCGGCGACCGTGCCATCCTTACCGCGCAGAGCGCTGTGTCGCATGATGTTCCGGCCGGTGCCACTTATTCTGGTTCACCCGGGCTCGAAAACAAGACATGGCTGCGTTGCGTTGGTGTGTTCAACCGGCTTCCCGATTTACAGCACGAAGTACGCGCCCTGGAAAAAGAAGTGGCACGCCTTCGCGCGGCTTTCAAAGAATCCTGA
- the murJ gene encoding murein biosynthesis integral membrane protein MurJ, producing MTEHRQILRSASVVTAVTLISRICGYLRDQRITLLLGTSVAADSFILTFRIPNLLRRLVGEGSLSASFIPVFARYLKTQDEKAIWQFANRVFWTLALLAGALAILGMIFSSQLIHIFTIFGYSSGHWGLAVYLNRIIFPYIFFVSLAALAIGILNSFQIFALPAAMPILFNLSVILFSVGALYRPIMKWAPQAYRTPAVALAVGILVGGALQFLAQVPALVRRGMHFDFGISFKDPGVRQVGKLMGPGFFGIGIYQINFFVDTIFATASRMPRGSVTSLYVAERIMELVLGSYAIAMSTVILPMMSHQAAAQKHEEMKKTFTFALRLVSFITIPAAVGLVLLRAPIVQVLFQHGKFVAESTSLAARALLYYGLGLPAFAAVKMVVPLFYSAQDTRTPVQVAGFVLLINVILNALFLGLFFRTFYNGSPALATSLAAYVNFFVLLWIFRKRFGRLGFKKVMASLGRVVAASTAMGFACAAFLRYVHFSPEGHLLPRVGLLSAGIVGAVALYLCLAWLFRCEELRELQKVWRRPAGAAA from the coding sequence TTGACCGAACATAGGCAGATTCTCAGATCGGCCTCCGTTGTCACAGCGGTAACCCTGATTAGCCGTATTTGCGGATATCTCAGGGACCAGCGAATCACCCTTTTGTTGGGTACGTCGGTTGCGGCGGATTCGTTTATTCTGACATTCCGTATCCCTAATCTTTTGAGGCGGTTAGTAGGAGAAGGCTCGTTATCCGCATCTTTCATCCCAGTCTTTGCTCGCTACCTCAAGACCCAAGACGAAAAGGCCATCTGGCAGTTTGCCAATCGCGTTTTTTGGACGCTTGCCCTCCTCGCGGGGGCGTTAGCAATTCTGGGGATGATTTTTTCCTCCCAGCTCATTCACATCTTCACGATATTTGGCTATTCCAGTGGTCACTGGGGCCTTGCCGTATATCTGAATCGCATCATTTTTCCTTACATTTTTTTCGTTTCCCTGGCCGCACTAGCCATCGGCATCCTCAACTCCTTTCAGATATTCGCCCTGCCCGCGGCTATGCCAATTCTGTTCAATCTTTCGGTCATTCTGTTTTCCGTCGGCGCTTTATATCGGCCCATCATGAAATGGGCGCCCCAGGCATATCGCACTCCGGCGGTCGCGCTGGCTGTGGGAATCCTAGTGGGCGGCGCGCTGCAGTTTCTTGCGCAGGTGCCGGCATTGGTTCGGCGCGGAATGCATTTCGATTTTGGAATCAGCTTCAAAGATCCAGGTGTGCGCCAGGTAGGGAAGCTCATGGGGCCCGGCTTTTTCGGCATTGGAATTTACCAAATCAATTTTTTTGTGGACACAATTTTTGCTACCGCATCTCGAATGCCGCGCGGTAGCGTTACCTCGCTCTACGTGGCGGAACGCATTATGGAATTGGTTCTTGGAAGTTACGCAATTGCCATGTCAACCGTGATATTGCCGATGATGTCCCACCAGGCGGCTGCGCAGAAGCACGAGGAAATGAAGAAAACATTCACCTTCGCGCTGCGTTTGGTTTCATTCATCACGATTCCGGCTGCGGTGGGGCTAGTTTTGTTGCGCGCACCCATCGTTCAGGTGCTTTTCCAGCATGGAAAATTCGTCGCGGAGTCCACTTCGCTCGCCGCGCGCGCCCTCCTTTATTACGGTTTGGGGCTGCCTGCTTTTGCCGCCGTGAAAATGGTGGTGCCGCTGTTTTACTCCGCGCAAGACACCAGAACGCCGGTACAAGTTGCGGGATTCGTCTTGCTCATTAATGTGATATTGAACGCGCTTTTCCTGGGGCTCTTTTTCCGCACGTTCTACAACGGAAGTCCCGCCCTGGCCACATCCTTGGCGGCTTATGTCAATTTTTTTGTGTTGCTCTGGATTTTCCGAAAGCGTTTTGGACGGTTGGGTTTCAAGAAAGTCATGGCGTCCCTGGGGCGTGTGGTGGCTGCATCCACGGCCATGGGCTTTGCATGCGCGGCTTTCTTGCGGTACGTCCATTTCAGTCCTGAGGGGCACTTGTTGCCGAGAGTCGGGCTGCTGTCCGCCGGCATCGTGGGAGCGGTCGCGTTGTATCTTTGTCTGGCCTGGCTATTCCGATGCGAGGAGTTGCGCGAATTGCAAAAAGTTTGGCGCAGGCCGGCGGGGGCAGCGGCATGA
- the dnaE gene encoding DNA polymerase III subunit alpha, with protein sequence MGSAEFVHLHLHTDYSLLDGACEIGELTAEAARQKMPAVAVTDHGNLFAAANFFHEAATHGVKPIIGCEVYVAPDSHKNKGADAERSNHLVLLCENDEGYRNLIRLVSTGFLEGFYYKPRIDHELLAKHSRGLIALSACLRGEVTEHILEERHEQARTSAYRLQEIFGKQNFFLEVQDQGLDVDKRVNQGVVRLAKETGIPLVATNDCHYLTKSDAHAQEVLLCIQTGKTMSDTSRMRFATDQFYFKTAQEMAQVFRELPDALSRTLAIAERCHVKIERVQDPFPVFRVPEGDSTDSYFERVVREGFAQHAPQLEKQAKENRLRYPLAVYEQRLASEIEMIKKMQFSGYFLIVWDFIRYARAQGVPVGPGRGSAAGSLVSYALRITDVDPLQYDLLFERFLNPERISMPDIDIDFCMRRRGEVIDYVRQKYGQENVAQIITFGTMAAKAALKDVGRALDMPYGEVDRLAKLVPNQLNITLEDALSGASPLAAQRDSDERVKELVEVAMRLEGLARHASTHAAGVVISPRPLTEIVPLYRSTRDEITTQYDMNALERIGLLKMDFLGLTTLTVLEDTVGLIKQNRGLELKLSELPLDDKDTYAIFGKADTTGIFQFESHGMREILRRYQPARLEDLTALNALYRPGPIQGGMIDDFIARKHGKKKVSYDLPELEAILSETYGVILYQEQVMQIANRLAGFSLGEADILRRAMGKKKREEMAAQREKFLAGCAARKVPAKKAEKIFDLMAEFAGYGFNKSHSCAYALLAYQTAYLKAHFPVEFMAAMLTSETGNTEKVVKYINECRGMGIRVLPPDVHQSSLYFTPIGEDVRFGLAAIKNVGENTAKAICDVRATHGNFADLYGFCAAIEPRFLNRRVLESLVKAGAMDCFAVPRSRLWAAIEGAMSHAQKMDRQRSVGQHGLFLGGAAAAPGDQPQNTLLPAEDWTEEQMLSGEHSVLGFYVSGHPLDKYAGQLKDLGAIELGALEGRRNGEELTVAGIVVQTRSMRSRRGARWAICSLQDRTGGVEVLVFPETFQRYENLLKSATPILVRGRVNVEEAGTRFVALDVRLIEKIGQMNGNRPPGLMRIRVNLMAVDTGVLDQLQRVLAECPGKCHVAFDLLSDDGTVATLDAEKRIEPTPEVLARVREICGADSVTLVSANGAMATAAAAGIPF encoded by the coding sequence ATGGGTTCTGCAGAGTTTGTTCACTTACATCTGCACACGGACTACTCGCTCCTGGATGGTGCCTGCGAGATTGGGGAATTAACGGCCGAGGCTGCGCGTCAGAAGATGCCTGCCGTCGCCGTCACGGATCACGGCAATCTTTTTGCCGCAGCCAATTTTTTTCACGAAGCGGCCACGCACGGCGTGAAGCCGATCATCGGCTGCGAGGTCTACGTAGCGCCAGACAGCCACAAGAATAAAGGCGCTGATGCCGAGCGCTCCAATCATCTTGTCCTTCTCTGTGAAAATGACGAAGGCTATCGCAATCTGATTCGTCTGGTCTCCACAGGGTTCCTCGAAGGCTTCTATTACAAGCCGCGCATCGACCACGAACTTTTGGCGAAACATAGCCGCGGCCTGATTGCGCTTTCCGCATGTTTGCGCGGTGAAGTGACCGAACACATTCTCGAAGAGCGCCACGAACAGGCACGAACTTCAGCCTACCGCCTCCAGGAAATCTTCGGTAAACAGAACTTTTTTCTCGAAGTTCAAGATCAAGGTCTCGATGTCGATAAGCGCGTCAATCAGGGTGTAGTGCGCCTGGCAAAAGAAACGGGCATCCCGCTCGTGGCAACGAATGACTGCCATTATCTGACCAAATCCGACGCACACGCGCAGGAAGTTCTCCTGTGCATTCAGACCGGCAAGACGATGAGCGACACGAGTCGCATGCGTTTCGCCACTGACCAGTTTTATTTCAAAACCGCGCAGGAGATGGCGCAGGTATTTCGCGAGTTGCCTGACGCACTCTCCCGAACCCTCGCGATTGCCGAACGTTGTCACGTCAAAATTGAGCGTGTGCAGGATCCGTTTCCGGTTTTCCGCGTTCCAGAAGGCGACTCAACGGATTCCTATTTTGAGCGCGTCGTGCGCGAAGGCTTCGCGCAACACGCCCCGCAACTCGAAAAGCAGGCGAAAGAAAATCGCCTGCGCTATCCGCTCGCTGTCTACGAACAGCGCTTGGCCAGCGAAATCGAGATGATCAAGAAAATGCAATTTTCCGGCTATTTCTTGATTGTTTGGGACTTTATTCGCTACGCCCGCGCGCAGGGAGTGCCCGTCGGGCCTGGCCGTGGTTCAGCTGCGGGCAGTCTGGTTAGTTACGCGCTGCGCATCACGGACGTCGATCCTCTGCAGTACGATCTTCTCTTCGAGCGTTTTCTGAATCCTGAGCGCATTTCCATGCCGGATATTGATATCGATTTCTGCATGCGCCGTCGCGGCGAAGTGATCGATTACGTGCGCCAGAAATATGGCCAGGAAAATGTCGCTCAGATCATTACGTTTGGAACAATGGCGGCGAAGGCTGCCTTGAAAGACGTCGGTCGTGCACTCGACATGCCCTACGGCGAGGTTGACCGTCTCGCCAAACTCGTGCCGAATCAGCTCAATATCACGCTCGAGGATGCGTTGTCCGGGGCTTCGCCGCTCGCTGCTCAGCGGGATAGCGACGAGCGCGTCAAGGAATTGGTCGAAGTCGCGATGCGCCTCGAGGGACTGGCGCGGCACGCATCTACACACGCCGCCGGCGTGGTAATTTCTCCGCGTCCGCTTACAGAGATTGTCCCGCTCTATCGGTCAACGCGCGATGAAATCACCACGCAGTACGACATGAACGCGCTCGAGCGCATCGGCCTGCTGAAAATGGATTTTCTGGGCCTGACGACGCTTACCGTGCTTGAAGATACAGTTGGGCTCATTAAGCAAAATCGTGGTTTGGAATTGAAGCTCTCTGAATTGCCGCTGGACGACAAAGATACCTACGCGATTTTCGGCAAGGCCGACACGACCGGAATCTTCCAGTTTGAATCGCACGGAATGCGCGAAATTCTGCGTCGCTATCAGCCCGCGCGTCTCGAAGACTTGACCGCGCTCAACGCTCTATATCGCCCCGGGCCGATTCAGGGCGGGATGATCGACGATTTCATTGCCCGCAAGCACGGTAAAAAGAAAGTGTCTTATGATCTGCCGGAGCTTGAGGCGATCCTCTCGGAAACCTATGGAGTCATCCTGTATCAAGAACAGGTCATGCAAATCGCCAATCGCCTTGCGGGTTTCTCGCTTGGCGAAGCCGACATTCTGCGGCGCGCTATGGGCAAGAAAAAACGCGAAGAAATGGCCGCGCAACGCGAAAAGTTCCTGGCGGGATGCGCCGCGCGAAAAGTCCCCGCGAAAAAGGCCGAAAAGATTTTCGATCTCATGGCTGAGTTTGCCGGATACGGATTTAATAAGTCGCATTCCTGCGCGTATGCGCTCCTCGCCTATCAGACCGCCTATTTGAAGGCGCATTTTCCTGTCGAATTCATGGCGGCGATGCTGACTTCGGAGACGGGCAACACGGAAAAAGTGGTCAAGTACATCAATGAGTGCCGCGGGATGGGCATTCGCGTCCTGCCTCCCGACGTGCATCAAAGCAGCTTGTATTTCACGCCCATTGGCGAAGATGTACGCTTTGGCTTGGCTGCGATCAAAAATGTCGGCGAAAACACCGCAAAGGCCATCTGCGATGTGCGCGCCACGCACGGAAACTTCGCTGATCTTTACGGTTTTTGTGCCGCCATTGAGCCACGCTTCTTGAATCGCCGTGTTTTGGAAAGTTTGGTGAAAGCCGGCGCGATGGATTGTTTCGCCGTTCCGCGCTCGCGCCTTTGGGCCGCTATTGAAGGTGCGATGAGTCACGCGCAGAAAATGGACCGGCAGCGCAGCGTTGGCCAGCATGGTTTGTTTTTGGGCGGCGCTGCGGCCGCTCCGGGAGACCAGCCACAAAACACTTTGTTGCCTGCCGAAGATTGGACCGAAGAACAAATGCTTTCGGGAGAGCATTCTGTCCTTGGATTCTATGTTTCCGGCCATCCTCTCGACAAATACGCAGGCCAGTTGAAAGATTTGGGCGCCATCGAGCTTGGCGCATTGGAGGGCCGGCGCAATGGCGAAGAGTTGACGGTCGCTGGAATCGTCGTGCAGACACGCTCGATGCGCTCGCGGCGCGGAGCGCGCTGGGCCATTTGCAGCTTGCAGGATCGCACAGGTGGCGTGGAGGTGCTCGTTTTCCCAGAGACCTTTCAGCGGTACGAGAATCTTCTCAAAAGCGCGACGCCGATCTTGGTCCGTGGGCGCGTCAACGTCGAAGAAGCCGGAACTCGCTTCGTCGCTTTGGACGTGCGCCTCATCGAAAAAATTGGGCAAATGAACGGCAACCGCCCTCCAGGCCTAATGCGCATTCGCGTCAACCTCATGGCCGTGGACACTGGCGTGCTCGATCAGTTGCAGCGGGTGCTCGCTGAGTGTCCGGGCAAATGCCATGTTGCATTCGATCTTCTGTCGGACGATGGGACGGTGGCCACGCTGGATGCCGAGAAGAGAATTGAGCCAACGCCAGAGGTATTGGCGCGTGTACGCGAGATTTGCGGCGCGGATTCGGTAACGCTTGTGAGCGCAAATGGCGCGATGGCCACGGCCGCTGCTGCGGGAATTCCATTTTGA
- a CDS encoding lysophospholipid acyltransferase family protein: MIRTLAGASFLAVYIVVVGLPVIAYSILRQSSSLLYRAGKWGIGFAMRLSGVRVRAEGAEHIPSGVCIFAANHVSNLDPPAALIGVPRRISFLAKKEVFKIPVVRTALRLGKIVPVDRADREAAMASIDQAIAILREGISFFVFPEGTRSNDGSLMTFKKGTFVMAIQAGVPVVPVSILGSRERMPKGKLATIPGEILLRFGPPIEIGRYGLDDRDELMRRVRDAVAAGLQDRAPE, from the coding sequence ATGATTCGAACCCTGGCAGGCGCAAGTTTCCTCGCAGTTTATATTGTCGTCGTCGGATTGCCTGTAATCGCGTACTCGATTCTGAGGCAGAGCAGCAGTTTGCTCTATCGGGCTGGAAAATGGGGAATTGGCTTTGCGATGCGGCTGTCTGGAGTGCGTGTCCGTGCGGAGGGCGCTGAGCATATCCCGTCTGGCGTATGTATCTTTGCGGCAAACCACGTAAGCAACCTGGATCCGCCAGCCGCACTTATTGGTGTTCCCCGGCGTATCTCTTTCCTTGCAAAGAAGGAAGTTTTCAAAATCCCGGTCGTGCGCACGGCGTTGCGCCTAGGGAAGATTGTTCCCGTGGATCGCGCAGATAGGGAGGCGGCAATGGCGAGCATCGATCAGGCCATCGCTATTCTTCGCGAAGGTATTTCGTTCTTCGTGTTTCCCGAAGGCACCCGCAGCAACGATGGGAGTCTAATGACATTCAAAAAAGGCACATTTGTGATGGCCATTCAAGCCGGCGTGCCGGTTGTGCCTGTGTCCATTCTCGGTAGCCGGGAGCGCATGCCAAAGGGAAAACTCGCTACGATTCCGGGAGAAATCCTGCTTCGCTTCGGACCGCCGATCGAAATCGGCCGCTACGGCCTCGATGACCGCGATGAGCTGATGCGCCGTGTGCGCGACGCTGTCGCTGCGGGATTGCAAGATCGCGCGCCAGAATGA
- a CDS encoding acetyl-CoA carboxylase carboxyltransferase subunit alpha yields the protein MKDRQRKREIDELERDVEHLAPLAPSDVKASQELDRLRREIAELKAEFYSHMSAWQRLQIARHPQRPYLLDLVPRLFENFNEIHGDRSFADDPAIVCGMADYHGRPVMVIGHQKGHDTKQRVERNFGQAKPEGYRKALRAMRLAAKFGRPIVVFVDTPGAYPGVDAEERGQAEAIALNLREMVRLPVPIIVTITGEGGSGGALAVAIGDRILMLENSVYSVISPEGCASITWRDASKAEVAAEALKITGTDLLTLKLIDEIVPEPEGGAHLDHDAAAKLLDVALTRALDEVSKLPPKDLLEARYVKFRKMGLFF from the coding sequence TTGAAAGATAGACAACGCAAACGCGAAATTGACGAACTCGAGCGCGATGTCGAGCATCTCGCTCCTCTGGCGCCCAGTGACGTCAAGGCCAGCCAGGAACTCGATCGGCTCCGCCGCGAAATCGCTGAGCTGAAGGCTGAGTTTTATTCGCACATGAGCGCCTGGCAGCGGCTCCAGATTGCGCGACATCCCCAGCGCCCGTATCTGCTCGACTTGGTCCCGCGTCTTTTCGAAAATTTCAACGAGATTCACGGTGACCGCAGCTTCGCCGACGACCCTGCCATTGTCTGCGGCATGGCGGACTATCATGGCCGCCCCGTGATGGTGATCGGCCATCAGAAGGGCCACGATACGAAGCAGCGCGTCGAGCGCAATTTCGGCCAGGCCAAGCCCGAGGGTTACCGCAAGGCTCTCCGCGCGATGCGGCTGGCCGCGAAGTTCGGCCGTCCAATCGTAGTTTTCGTCGATACGCCCGGTGCATATCCCGGCGTCGATGCGGAAGAGCGCGGACAGGCGGAGGCAATCGCGCTCAACCTGCGCGAAATGGTGCGCCTGCCCGTTCCTATCATCGTTACAATTACAGGCGAGGGCGGCTCCGGCGGAGCGCTCGCCGTCGCTATTGGCGATCGCATTCTGATGCTGGAGAACTCCGTGTATTCCGTAATTTCACCGGAGGGCTGCGCTTCCATCACGTGGAGAGATGCCTCCAAAGCTGAAGTTGCTGCAGAAGCCTTGAAAATTACTGGCACCGATTTGCTGACCTTGAAATTGATTGATGAAATTGTCCCCGAGCCCGAAGGCGGCGCCCATCTGGACCACGACGCTGCCGCGAAACTCCTCGATGTTGCCCTGACGCGCGCCTTGGACGAAGTTTCCAAGCTTCCGCCGAAAGATCTTCTGGAAGCTCGTTACGTGAAGTTCCGCAAAATGGGTCTGTTTTTCTAG